The DNA sequence GCCATCTGCGCCAGGGGCAGCGCCATCGCCAGGGCGGCAGTGACGGCGGCAGAGAGAAACCATCGTCTTGCCCGATACTTCTTGTAGGTGGGTCGAGCCTGGGCGCAAACGATGAATCCAAGCCCCGTCGCCACCACCAGCGAGAACGGCGCCGGCACCGGCGTGTGCAGCGCGCCCTGCCACAGCAGAACGTAAAAGGTTGCAGCATTGATTGCGGCCGCGGCGAGCACGAGCATCGTCAGTGCGATCGTGACAAACCCACGCCAGCGGCCCATGCGAGGAAAGAGCGACCATACGATCAATGCTGCCGCCGCCGGTGCGAGGATGGCGGCGGCTGCCCCCGACCCGATCTGCTGCAGATCGATCCACCAGATGTTTACGCCAAAGCGGTTGTAGATCAGTTCGCCGGCCAGGTTGATCAGCGTGAAGATGCCCAGCCAGAACGCCAGGACCTGGGCGATCGTGCGCCAGCGAGGGTTGCGGCACGGGGGGAGGGCATTCTGTTCCATGAGCGATTGCTCCGCTTGTAACGAGTAATCAGTAATCGGTAATCAGTGATCACAGAATCGCGACTACCGATTACCGATTACTGGTTACTGATTACTTCTACGTAATCGTTATCATCCGCTGCAGCGCCACACGCGCGTCGGCGGCGATGGCGGGGTCGACCGTCACTCGGTTTCGCAGCTCACCTTGCGCCAGGCCGTCGAGGATCCACAGCAGATGCGGCAGGTCGATCTGGGCCATCTGCACGCACATGGCTGCGGCTGGGGCGAGCGTTCGGATGAAGCAGTCCTGGCGCCGCTGGGCCATTCGGTTGACCAGGTTGCTCTCGGTGCCGATGGCCCAGGCGCTGCCGCC is a window from the Planctomycetaceae bacterium genome containing:
- a CDS encoding YdcF family protein, giving the protein MEQNALPPCRNPRWRTIAQVLAFWLGIFTLINLAGELIYNRFGVNIWWIDLQQIGSGAAAAILAPAAAALIVWSLFPRMGRWRGFVTIALTMLVLAAAAINAATFYVLLWQGALHTPVPAPFSLVVATGLGFIVCAQARPTYKKYRARRWFLSAAVTAALAMALPLAQMAFFGNSDYRRKADVAVVFGAGVYPSGKCTNALADRVTAACKLYHDGYVKTLIFSGGPGMGEVHETEGMRRLAMQLGVPQSAIALDEQGLDTQRTVNNTMAIFGQSKGIQVLVVSHFYHLPRIKMAYARAGQEVYTVPATQRELLKSLPWYMLREVAALWGYYLKPGISNP